The stretch of DNA GATCTCGGTGGTGAATCGTTACTCTCAACGGGGACCGTTTCCTAAAGAGCACCTTAACCTGATTGAGGAGCTGTTCGAATTCAATGCCAAGGATTACGGTTTCTATGGAGAAAAAATCGTAACCCGGCTGACCTCGACCGTTCCCGAGCGGGATATCGAAAAGATCCCTTATACAGGGCACTATCTCTACAAGGGAGATTCCAAGCGTCTCTACAATACCCTGCGCCGTGATGTCGGTGAGACCATTGTGCTGACGTCGGGTATTCGCGGTATGGTCAAACAGACGCACCTGTTTATGGCCAAGGCGCTGCAGTCGGAGGGCAATCTGTCCCGGGCATCTCGTTCCCTGGCGCCTCCCGGCCACTCCTACCATGCGATTGGAGACTTCGACGTAGGTAAGGTGGGTTATGGTAAGCGGAACTTCACTCGTGATTTTGCCCAGACCGATGAATACAAGCGCCTGCAGGACCTGGGTTATGTCGACATCCGTTACACTTCCGATAACCGCTTCGGGGTTCGGTATGAGCCCTGGCACGTGAAGGTCGTCTAAGGCTCTCACCGGGGTGACCCATGGCTCACCCCCGCTTATCTAATCCGATGATACCGGTACTGCCCCTTGCCGAGGAATCTCAGCAAGGAGGGTTAGCGTTGGCTGCTGCTGCGTTGGCCGAGCGCCTGGGCGAGCGCGTCCAGGTCTTCAAGGGTATAGGGCGGGGGAACCTGTGGGCGTCGCGGCCTCATCTGCTGCAGGGTTTTGCAAATGATGTGTCCGATCAGCCAGTCCCGGAACCACTGCTTGTTGGAGGGGATGATGTACCAGGGGCTTTTACTGCTGTGGGTCTGGCTGATCACCTTTTGATAGGCGGCGATGGTGTTGTGCCAGTTCGCGTGGGTCAACAGGTCCGACTCGGTTAGTTTCCAGTGCTCCTGTGGGTTACTTAAGCGCTTTGCCAGGCGGCGACGATATTCGGTGCGGCTGATGTGCAGGTAAAACTTGATGACCCGGATGTTATTGTCTTGCAGCAAACTTTCAAAATTGTTGAGGTGCTTTGCCCATCCGCTCAATAGTGATGGGTCCTCGTTATTATGGGCGTAATGGCTAATTAATGGCTCATAATAGCTGCGGTTGAATACGCCGATCGATCCCTTAGCGGGAACTGCATTGTGGTAGCGGTGCAAAATATCGTACTGAAGCTCTTTTTTTCCCGCTGTATTGAAGCTGTGGATATCAAGGCCTTGCGGATTAACGCCAGCGAACAGAGTGCGGATATTACTGTCCTTGCCGGCGGTATCCATCGCTTGATAGATCAGCAGCAGCCCCTGCTTCCCTTCGGCATGCAGCTGCTCCTGCCAGTGGATGATCTCCTGGTTGTAGACACTGGTTTCGCCGATGGCAACCGTGCGGTCGGCGTTAAACGTATAACCCGGATCAAACGCCTTCAAACCAAGCTCGCCCTGGGATGGAGGTGTAAAGTAGGCGAGATCGATCATGCGTTTGCTCTCTTGTTAGCGCTGTCGTTTTTGTAACTGCTTCTTGAGGTTATCAGGGATGTTGGTAATTGTCAGGGTTTGGCTGGCTGCATCATAGTGAACGGTATCGCCAAGGTGATGAGCGTTAAACGAGAGACTTAACCCTTTGGCCCGGCCAGAGTAGCGGACCAGCTGTTGCAGTTGGCTTTTCTCGGGTTGTACCTCCTCGGCAACATCGTAGTCACGGGTGTTTACAAAGCGTGCGAAGTGGTCAGGCTCATCCTGGTCAAGATAACCTGAAAGTTCTTTAATCAGTACCGAGTCACCATTTTTAGCCTGATCGCTGCAGTACTCGAAAGCCTTGCGTTTAAGCTCTTCACTTTTTTCATCTTCGAACTCTGCTTCATTGCAATAGGCTTCAAAGGTGGTGAGCAACCGCTCGGTCTCTTTCTTACTGTCACCGGTTTCACTGCAGCCGATAAAGTCTCGGAAGTAGTCGGAGACTTTGCGGTTGTTCCTGGGCTTTAAAAAGGAGATATAGCGTGTGGCTTTTGTGTTGTTTTTCCACTCGCTGATATTAATCCTGGCCGCCATGTGCAGGCGGGTAAGGTCGAGGTACTGGCTGCTGTTGATTTCGAGCTTATCGTCCACGCTTACGGCGTCGGTATTATTAAGCATCAGGATCATCAGGTAATCGGTGAGCGCCTGTTTGTACTGGATAAACAGCAGGAAGCCTCCGGTGGCAAAATTGGACTGATCAATTTGCGCTTTAAGCAACCCCATGGCGTCCAGGGAGAAAGCAACAAAATCACAGTCACCGGCAAGCGTGTTAGACAGCAGTTGTGAAAAGGGGCTTTCTGTATTGAAACAGCCGTAGGCTTTGCCGTTTTTACTGTTGTAGCTCTGGGTGAGGTCTGCCAGCAGGCCTTCCATTTCGGGCGTCACCGGCAGGGTGCTGGTACGAGGGATCAGTACCGACTCATCCCCGTCGGCGCGCTTTTCAAGACGGTGTACTATGCAGTTCTCAATTGCCATGGCAGGGCTCTCTCGGCGGGGTAGGGGTCAACAGGAGCCGCTTATTGTAGTCGAGAGCTTCAGGCGGGGAAACGTTAGCGGGGTTGTCCCCGGTTAAAGGTTAAGCCCCATCCACTGATAGAGTGCATCGTTGGCGAGCTGATCGATCTCGGCGTTATCATGCATGGCTTCAAGGGCCGCGGATATTTTGTCCACCGGAAGTTGGCATTTTATGTGTTTGGAGACACCAATGAAGAAGTCGTTGCTTGCAATCTCGACCGGGGCTTTACGCAAGGTACCTTCGTAATTGTAGAGCGATACCAGCAGATCAGCGTGAATCAACGGGTAGATGGCGTACTCGACGCGCCGTGCCTCCAGCATCAAAAGCCCCTGCTGGGCGCGCTGTACCCGGGTTAAGGGTAGGTAGCGGGCGGCGTAATGCTCAAACTCACTGCCGAGATCGAGGTCGCGGGAGACCACCCCCCTCAGCCTTTTGAGGCTCTCCCAGCTATCGGGCATGAAACCGGAGTCTTTGCGCACCATGACCAGGTAGTTGGTGGTATACAGCGCGGGGGCTAACAGGTTGACGGCACCCATGATGGCCGGCTCGCGTGTGGCGGTGAGGGTGATATCAACCCGGCCATCCTCCAGGTCCTTTAGCAGCCGCTGTGGGCTTCCGGACCGGATGGTCGCTACTCGGATATTCTCTTTGGCCAGTATGCGGCGCAGCGCGACAATACCTGCGCCATGCATCTGCTCCTCCGTGAACCAGGACAGGGGGGGCAGGTTGCTGTGGCCTGAAACCCGGACTTCGCGACAATGCTCTGCCGCCGCTGCAATGCCGCTGAAAAGAGGCAGTAACAAGAAGGGGGCAATCATGCACCTAAGGTGTTTGAGTATAAACAACCGCCTGGTACTCCGACTGGTTAACTAACCGAGTTTAGGCGAACCCTTAAAGCAGAAGCAAGAAAACGAGCCCCACCAGGAGGCTCGGGCAGGGTTCACCTGGTCAACTCTCGGTATCGCTGGTCAGGTCGAGTACGAAACAGGTAAAGGCGGCGGTAATCAAAAAGCCGATAAGAAAAATGGTGGGCATGGCAGCATACCCAAGAATGGTCCAGATCATTGATTCCAGTGCGCTCATAGGGGTCTCCTAGTTCCAGCCTTCTACACCGCTCATGTCGGGCAGCCCGTGGGCAATACCTTTATGGCAGTCGATACAGGTCTTGTCGCCTGAGGCGAGAGCGGTGTCGTGTTGTTCAACGGCGCGCCTGCCCTGCTCACTGAAGTCCATATACTCGAAGTTGTGGCAGTTGCGGCACTCCAGCGAGTCGTTATCTTTCAGCCGTTTCCACTCGCGCATGGCGAGGGTCTTACGCTCAGCAAGAAATTTATCCCGTGTGTCGATGTAACCGGTCAGCTTGCCCCACACCTCCTTGCTGGCTGCAATCTTGCGAATAATCTTATCGGTCCACTTTTTGGGGACGTGGCAGTCCGGGCAGGTCGCCCTTACCCCCGAACGATTGCTGTAGTGGATCGTTTCTTTATACTCCTCATAGACGTTATCCCGCATCTCATGACAACCAATACAGAACTGCTCTGTATTGGTGATCTCCAGGCCCGTGTTGAACCCTCCCCAGAAGATGATGCCGGCGAAAAAACCGATGGCGAGAATGGTCCCCATGGCTACTTTCGCCGGGGTAGTCAGTATTCGCCAGTAACGCACTAGTATGTTTTGTTTAGCCATGGTCTGCTCCTTAAAGCCTGTGAGTTCGGTTGAAGAGAACTATTTGTTGAGCGCTTCAACGGACTTGAACTCGTTCCCAACCAGCGGTTTGGCATCCGCCTGGGGGACATGGCATTGAGAGCAGAAGTAGCGTCGGGGTGACACATCCGACAGCTGCTGGCCGTCTCTCGTTTCGAAGTGGGTCATACTGATTTTTGTCGCCCCGGCCTGTTTGTAATTTGACCAGCTGTGGCAAGAGAGGCATTTGTTGCTGTTAAGGTTTACCTCGTAGCCACGGACCTGGTGAGGGATCAGCGGCGGCTGGTGCAGATAGTCGCGTTCGTAGGTCTCGCGATCCTTGGGGATTCGTTTGAACTCATCGGCCGGTGCGTCACTTTCAAGTTGGGTGCTGCGCAGGGAGTTAAGGCCTCCGGTGTCAGCACTGCTTGTCGGTGCGAACAGGAATAGAGTCATTAGTGAGGTCAGGATCACGGGGATTATTTTTTTCATGATGGTCTCTCCGCCTTGTTGGCAAATCGGGTAGAAAATTCAAAAACAGATTCGCTGCAGACATCGATGCAGCGACCGCAGTTGGTGCATTCGGGAGCTAAAATGAGTGAGCTGTTACCAAGGGGTTCTCCCTTGAGTGCGGGTTTGATCACCTGGGGTTCGGGGCACAGGGCGTAGCAATCCATGCAATCATTACAACGACTGCGTTGGGATGCATTAATGCGGAGCGGACTCAATCGGCCCAGCAGCGCGTAAAACGCACCCAGCGGGCAGAGGTGGCCGCACCAGCCTCGACGCACCATGAACAGGTCAAAAGCAAAGATCGCCACGATCAGCCCCCATCCCGCACCCATGCCATAGAGCAGACCGCGCATCGTCAGGGAGACCGGGTTAACCAATTCCCAGACCAGGGCTCCCGTCACCAGCGGCAGTGCCAGCACCATCCCCAGCATCCAGTAGCGGAGCGAACGGGAGAGAGTGCCTGAGCGGTTAAGGCCCAGCCTGCGGCGCAGCCAGCTGGCGGCGTCGGTGACAGGGTTGACCGGACACACCCAGGAGCAGAATACCCGCCCACCGAGCACCAGGTAGATGCCGGCCACCAGCAGTGCGCCCAACCCCAGGCTGAGCTCAAGGGCTTTGCCTGCCAGCAGGGTTTGCAGCCAGACCAGCGGGTCGCTCAGGGGGATGGTGTCGAGCAGCACGCTGGCCGCGAGATTGCCTTTGAGCACCCAGATACCGGCTAAGGGCCCCAACAGGAACAGCGCCAGAACCGTTAGCTGGCAGAGGCGACGCAGCAGGAGGAAACGGTGGCTAAGCCACCAGCCTTTCTGCGCCACGGCAGCCTGTCCAATCGGCGTGGTCATGGCTTGGCTCCCGAGTCGGGCATACGGTCCGGAAGATCCAGTGCGTCAGGAATCAGTGACCTCCCTGCGCGCTCTTTCTCTTTCCAACCCCAGCGGTAATGGCTTCCCAGCTGCCCCTTGGCGAGGTCGCGGGGGATCACCTTGATCGCCGCCTCCTCCAGTACACAGGCGTGCTCGCACTTGCCACAACCGGTGCAGGCATCGGAGTGGACGGTAGGGACGAACAGGGCGTGCACTCCGGTGCGGGTGTTGCGCTGTATCTCGAGGGTGATCGCCACATTGATCAGCGGGCAGACCCGATAGCAGACGTCACAACGCAGGCCCTGCATGTTGAGGCAGGTTTCGTGATCGATCAGTACCGCTACCCCCATGCGGGAGTGGTCGATATTGTCCAGCGCCGGGTCCAGCGCGCCACTGGGGCACGCCTTTACGCAGGGGATATCGTCGCACATCTCGCAGGGCACCGCGCGGGCATTGAAGTAAGGGGTTCCGGTGGCTACCGGGTCCAGCAGTCGGCCGAGTTTCAGGGTGTCCCAGGGACAGTCCCGTACACAGAGGCCACAGCGAACGCAGGCACCCAGGAAGTCCGCTTCCGGCAATGCCCCCGGGGGGCGCAAGGCTTGGGAGGCGGACACCTGGCTGGACTCACCGTAGAGGGCCAACCCCAACCCCGCCAGGGTGACACCGCACGCCGCCCGCGCCGAATCCGCCATAAACTGGCGACGGCTGGGGCTTTTGGCGGTGTCTGGCTTGCGGCTCATGCTTCAGCTTCCTGAAATCAGCTCAGACCTTGATCACTTTGACGGCGCACTTCTTGTAATCCGTCTCTTTCGAAAGCGGATCGGTGGCGTCCAGGGTGATCTTGTTGGTCAGCTGACGGGCGTCGAAGAAGGGCATAAACACCAGCCCCTTGGGCGGGCGGTTTCTGCCTCGGGTTTCTACCCGGCTGCGAATCTCTCCGCGGCGGGAGATCAGGCGCACCTCTTGTCCACGCCGGACACCGCGATCCTTGGCATCGTCAGGATGCATAAAGATCACCGCATCGGGGAACGAACGGAAAAGCTCGGGGACGCGCCGGGTCATCGAACCGGAATGCCAATGCTCCAGTACCCGTCCGGTGGAGAGCCACAGATCGTACTCATCATCAGGAGACTCCGCGGGGGGCTCGTAGGGCAGGGCAAAGATCCAGGCCTTGCCATCGGGCTTGCCGTAGAAGTTGAAATCCTCTCCCGCCTTTACGTAGGGGTCATAGCCCTCGCGGAAGCGCCACAGGGTCTCCTTGCCATCGACCACCGGCCAACGCAGGCCACGGGCCTTGTGATAGGTCTCGAAGGAGGCCAGGTCGTGAGCCTTTCCGCGCCCGAAGGCGGCGTACTCTTCGAACAGCCCTTTCTGCACGTAGAAACCAAAGTCTTTGGCTTCATCATTGCCCTTGTCTGGGTTGGTTTCGCTCAAGGGGAACTGGTCGACCTGACCGTTCTTATAGAGCACCTCGTACAGGGTTTTGCCTTTGTACTCGGGGTTCTTGGCCAATAGCTCGTCGCTCCAGACCTCATCGGTGGTGAAACGCTTGGAGAACTCCATCAGCTGCCAAAGATCCGATTTGGCCTCGCCCGGTGCGGCTACCTGCTGATACCAGAACTGGGTGCGGCGTTCGGCGTTACCGTAGGCTCCCTCTTTTTCGACCCACATGGCGGTGGGGAGAATCAGGTCAGCCGCCTGGGCGGTGACGGTGGGGTAGGGTTCGGAGACAACAATAAAGTTGTCGGGATTACGGTACCCCGGTAGCCCCTCCTCGTTCATGTTGGGGGCAGTTTGCATGTTGTTGTTGCACATCACCCAGTAGGCGTTGAGCTTGCCATCCTTGAGCATGCGGTTTTGCAGCACCGCATGATAGCCAACCTTGCCCGGAATCGTACCCTCCGGCAGCTTCCAGATCTTCTCGGCTCTGTCGCGGTGGGCTTTGTTTGCCACCACCATGTCGGCTGGCAGGCGGTGGGCAAAGGTGCCTACTTCGCGAGCGGTACCGCAGGCGGAGGGCTGGCCGGTAAGGGAGAAGGGGCCGCTGCCGGGGGTGGAGATCTTGCCGGTCAGCAGGTGGATGTTATAGACCATGTTGTTGGCCCAGACACCACGGGTGTGCTGGTTGAAGCCCATGGTCCACAGTGACATCACCTTCACATCAGGGTCTGCGTAGAGTTTGGCCAGCGCCTCCAGGTTCTCCTTGGGCACACCGCTCATCTCGTGGGCCTTGTCCAGGGTGTACTCGGCAACGAAGGCGGCGTACTCATCAAAGCTGATCTCTTTGGAGGCACCGCTGTTGGGGTTGGCCGCCTTCATCTGCAGCGGGTTGTCGTCACGCAGCCCGTAGCCAATATCGGTCACACCGAGGCGGAAGTGGGTGTGTTTGTTGATGAAATCCTTATTTACATTGCCCGACTGGATGATGTAGTTGGCGATGTAGTTGAGAATCACCAGGTCGGTTTGGGGGGTGAAGATCATCGAGTTGTCGGAGAGCTCAAAGCTGCGATGCTCGAAGGTAGAGAGCACGGCGACCCGAACATGGTCCGCGCTCAGGCGCCGGTCGGTGATACGGGACCAGAGAATGGGGTGCATCTCGGCCATGTTGGAGCCCCAGAGCACAAAGGCATCGGCTTTTTCCATGTCGTCATAGCAGCCCATCGGCTCATCGATACCGAAGGTGCGCATGAAACCGCCCACGGCGGAGGCCATGCAGTGGCGCGCATTGGGGTCGATGTGGTTGGAACGAAAGCCTGCCTTCATCAGTTTGGCGGCGGCGTAGCCCTCCCAGACGGTCCACTGGCCGGAGCCAAACATACCCACGGTGGAGGTCATCTTTTCGACCGGGACCCCCTTGTTGGCTTCCTTGTCCTTGGCCAGGGCCGCTTTCCACTTCTCGGCCATGATATCAAAGGCCTGATCCCAGCTGATGGGGGTGAACTGGCCCTCTTTATCGAACTGGCCGTCACTCATGCGCAGTAATGGCTGGGTCAGGCGGTCCTCACCGTACATGATCTTGGAGAGAAAATAGCCCTTGATGCAGTTGAGTCCCTTGTTGACCGGTGCATCGGGGTCACCCTGGGTGGCCACCACCCGCCCCTCCTGGGTCCCCACCAGTACGCTGCAACCGGTACCGCAGAAGCGGCAGGGAGCCTTGTCCCACTGGATGCTGGTGTCCTTGGAACTGGTGATCAGGTTGGTGGCCGAGGCGGGCAGACTGACGCCCGCTGCTGCCGCCGTAGCGACCACAGCCTGGCTTTTTATAAAGTCTCTGCGGGTTTGCTTCATGATGTTATCTCCAGGTTATGATCGGAATGCTCGTGGGCATCCATCTGGTTGTAGACCAGTGAGGCGCTGAGAACCCCCGGTAGTTGATTGATCTGATTGATGCGGTCAACCATGGTGTGCTCGCCGGCCTCCTCTTCAACGGTGACCACCAGCTTGCCCTTGCCGTTGTCGGCGTGAACCTCCACGCCGTCGAGTATGTTGAGCGCGTCAATGACCGCCGCCACTTTCCGGGGTTGGCACATCACCACCAGGCCGCTGACGTTATAACTGTCTTTGGGATATTCCTGCGGAACCGGGTTGGTCGGGATGACGCCCAGGCGGCTATCGGGTTCGGGCATGATGGGGTGCTCCTTGATCGGGATCGGTGGGGTGTTCCGGGTTGGATAGGTTAATGGCGTGGCTGGGGCAGACGCTGACACAGGCACCGCAACCGGTGCACTGGTCGGCCTCTATCCGGGGCGAGGCGACGCCGCCTGCCAGTGGGTCGAACCGAATGGCCCGGGTTTCGCAAAGGTCTGCACAGCTTCGGCACACAACCTGTTGTTGGGTCAGGCACTGCGCGTTGATACCCGCCTTGATATTCCAGGGGGGGGTGATGGCGGCATTGAGGGCACCGGTTTCACAGTGGCTCAGGCAGCCCTGGCAAAAGGTGCACTCGCCACGCGCGAAATCAACGGTGGGAAAGCCACCGTCGCCCTTGACCAGAATGGCCGTCTCGCACACATCTATACAATCGCCGCAGCGGGTACAGTGCTGGGTGAAGAGGCTCTCCTCCAGGCTCCAGGGGGGGCGCAAGGGGGGCGTTGGTGCTGAGCGTCGACCGCGCAGCAAAGCTCTCCTCCCTTGGTCAATGGCTAAGGTCATCTAATCTCGCTCTTACTGCTGCCCCTTCTTCCTGAAAGGGCCTGAATCATGTATAGCAGAGATTAGTCTTAGGCATGATTTGATAACATGATAATTATCAAGTTTTTTAGAAGCTATGGAGGTAAGGGGCGTCGCTTGATCTGGGGCAGGCGCTGCTGTTTGAATGGAGATCTGTCTGTGCTGATAATGCCGGGCGTATTGGCACCGCCTTGTATTAAAAATGGAAAGGAAACCCCGGGTCATGGAACTGCCGCTGTTTATTGATTACGAGGCGTCTAGCCTGCATGAGGGCAGCTACCCTATCGAGGTGGGGGTGGCGATGGCAGATGGCTCGTCACTCAGCTGGTTGATCCGGCCGGAGCCGGGCTGGAATGATTGGGACCCGGTGTCTGAGTCGGTCCACAAAATCCCCCTTGCGTTGCTACAGCGTGAGGGCCGTGGGGCGCGCGAAGTGGCCTACGAGCTGAACGCCCGCTTCGCGCGCAAGGTGCTCTACTGCGACGGCCTTCCCTACGATAGTTACTGGCAGCAGCGGCTGTTTGAGGCAGCGGGGTTTTCGGCTGCTTTTGAGTTACGGTCGGTGGCCTCCCTGCTGGACCCGGCCCAGCGGGCATGCTGGCAGGCGGTACGGGACGCTATCGCGGCGAGTGAGGCGGTCGTATTACACCGAGCGGACAACGATGCGCGTCTGCTGCAACAGACCTGGCGTCGTCTCCGGGCGCAGCGCGGGCGAGCATACTGAGCACGTTATCCTGGCTCCTGCTCCATTCATCAGGGGTCAGCCTGCGGCCGGCACTGCCCGCTAAGCAGCGTGGCGGGATAGGGGCTGGAGGTCAGGTTCAGACTGGTCAGGCGGTTGAACCGCAAAGATCGTTTATCGACCACAGCCACCACCAACCCCTTGAGCTGTTGATACAGAAGGTAGTGGTCACTTTCACCCATTTTCATGGAGGGGTAGAAGAGGAAAATGTCGTCGCTGCCATCGAGCTGGCAACGGAGGGTGGGTGTGGGTTGGGGCGGCAACAGAGTACAGCCGGCCAGTAGGGAAGCGCAGCAGATGATAACGAATAGTCGGTGTGATCTGAGCATGGGTCTTGGCCTGCTAGGGCAAGCCATCACTCTTCATCGCCTGCCGAGTCGTGGGTAGGGTTACCCGAGCGCATACAGTATAGTAGAGACTCTGGGACAGACTGGACACTAAGGGCAGGCTAAGGCTGCTCAGGTCTCGGCCCCCTGTTGGTAATCGGTGGTGCTTTAGGAGCTATGATGTCGTTGGAGATAGGGTGGTTGCAGCGCGAGTTTCATCAGCTGAGTGCGGATGAGTTATATCAGCTGATGCGGTTCCGGCAGCACCAGCTGAGTGGGCTCGGGCTCCTGCAAGAGGTCGACGCCGACGGCCGGGATCCCCTGGCCTGGCATCTGATGGGGTTTGCCCATGAGCGCGGGCTGGTGGCCTGCGCCCGGTTTTGCCTGCCGGGTGAGGAGGGGGCTCTGATCAGGGTTGACCGCCTGTTGTGCGAGCCGCTACCCGGGCTTGAGGAGCAGTTGTTCCTGCAGGTGATGGAGCGGGTGGAACGTATCTTCAAACTGCCGCTTGAGTGTGAAGTCACGGATGCACAGATACCCCTGCTGAAAAAGAGGGGGTTTGACATTGTGGTGGACCGTCCCGCTGCCCGCAGCGGCATGGTCTGCCTGCACAGGGGGTAAGGGTGGATTCACAGTGGAGAGCCTCTGGCGGCAGGCGTCTGGTATCGGTGTATAGGGGGGGCGTCTGCCGGCTCGGCCTGTTACTGGTGGGGTTGATGGCCTTGCCTGCCCTGGCTCAGGATCCTTATCCCTCCCCCCGCTGGGAGCAGGCTCCCGCCCCGGAGAGCCCGCAGGTGAAAGCCTTGCTCGATTACAGCTTTCCTCCACGTGCCGCTGACCGCAGCGGAGTGCGCACAGACGGGTTGGTGGTTATCCGCGGTGGCCGTCTGGTGCTGGAGCGCTACCAGCTCCCTTATGATGCAAATAAGCCTCACCTGGCCTGGTCGGTTTCCAAGAGCTTTATCAACGCCCTCTATGGTGTGGCTGAGCAACGCGGGCTGGTGAAACTCAGCGACCCGGTTGGACGCTACTATCGGCCGTTGCAGCAGGAGGGATATGACCGTATTCGGGTTGAGCACCTGCTGCACTGGGCATCAGGCCTGGACTGGGCGGAAACTTACGAAAGCGCACCCTTGACCTCGTCGGTAGTGGCCATGCTCTATACCCTGGGGCGTGACGATATGGCGGCCTGGACGGCGAGCCACCCGATCAAGGTTGAGCCCGGGCAGAGGCACAGTTACTCCAGCGGAGACACCAACCTGCTATCGGCTGCCCTGCGGGGGGTGGTCGGGGAGGAGGCCTACCGGGAGTTTCCCTGGGCGGCCCTCTTTGAACCGCTGGGAATGACCAGTGTGACCTGGGAGCAGGATGCCAGTGGCACCTACGTGGGCTCTTCCTACCTTTACGCCACGCCCCGGGATATGGCCCGTTTGGGGTATCTCTATCTGCGCCGTGGTCGCTGGCAGGGGGCACAACTGATTCGTGAGGCGTGGGTCGATTTCTCTACCCGGCTGGCACCGGCCTACGGTCATGAGCCGGTGGCCATGGATGATGACAGCCGCCCCGGTGGGCACTGGTGGGTCAATCAGGGGGTTGAGTCCCAGGACCAACCCTTGGCCTGGCCGTCGGCGCCGGCGGACACCTATACCGCCTGGGGGCACTGGGGGCAATATATTTTCGTGATCCCCTCCCTCGATCTGGTGGTGGTACGTACCGGGGACGATCGTGACGGGAGCTTTGACCGCAACCGCTTTTTGGGCCACGTTGTGGCCGCCTTCGGCCGCGCGGAGGGGGAGTAATGGTGGCTCGTATCGGGATACTGCTGGTACTGTTGACCGTTTTGGCGACCGGGCTCTGGCTCAAGCCTCGCTGGCATTTCGTGGAGGCGTTTCCTGACCTCATCCCGGCTTACTACGCGAAGGAGTTTTGCTCCTGCTACTTTGTGGTGGGAAACGATGAGGCCTACTGCCACGCCTATGTGGAGCAGTGGCTGCCGATCAGTGACTTCCAGCTCAATCCGGCCCAGCGCTGGGTGCAGGCCAGTGGGCTGGGGCGTACCCAACGGGCCAGCTACTTCGGGCCGCGCCAGGGTTGCGGCCTCGAGCCTTACGGGCGCTAGGCCGCGTTTGCCGCGGGGACTACTCGACGCGGCTGAAATCGGCAGGCCGCTTCTGTAAAAAAGCGGAAAAAGCTTCTTTTGCTTCAGCCGAGCGGAGTCGTTCAGCGAACGCCGCCCCCTCCCGCTTTATCACCTGCTCCAGCTGTCCGGCCTGGTGTTCCTTCATCAGCTGCTTGCTCAGGCAAATCGCATCGGGTGCCATCGCGGCCATTTTTTGAGCGCTCTTCAGGGCCAGGGGCAAGCTTTGGTCGGGGGCGGTAACGC from Aestuariirhabdus litorea encodes:
- a CDS encoding serine hydrolase domain-containing protein, whose product is MALPALAQDPYPSPRWEQAPAPESPQVKALLDYSFPPRAADRSGVRTDGLVVIRGGRLVLERYQLPYDANKPHLAWSVSKSFINALYGVAEQRGLVKLSDPVGRYYRPLQQEGYDRIRVEHLLHWASGLDWAETYESAPLTSSVVAMLYTLGRDDMAAWTASHPIKVEPGQRHSYSSGDTNLLSAALRGVVGEEAYREFPWAALFEPLGMTSVTWEQDASGTYVGSSYLYATPRDMARLGYLYLRRGRWQGAQLIREAWVDFSTRLAPAYGHEPVAMDDDSRPGGHWWVNQGVESQDQPLAWPSAPADTYTAWGHWGQYIFVIPSLDLVVVRTGDDRDGSFDRNRFLGHVVAAFGRAEGE
- the napA gene encoding nitrate reductase catalytic subunit NapA; the encoded protein is MKQTRRDFIKSQAVVATAAAAGVSLPASATNLITSSKDTSIQWDKAPCRFCGTGCSVLVGTQEGRVVATQGDPDAPVNKGLNCIKGYFLSKIMYGEDRLTQPLLRMSDGQFDKEGQFTPISWDQAFDIMAEKWKAALAKDKEANKGVPVEKMTSTVGMFGSGQWTVWEGYAAAKLMKAGFRSNHIDPNARHCMASAVGGFMRTFGIDEPMGCYDDMEKADAFVLWGSNMAEMHPILWSRITDRRLSADHVRVAVLSTFEHRSFELSDNSMIFTPQTDLVILNYIANYIIQSGNVNKDFINKHTHFRLGVTDIGYGLRDDNPLQMKAANPNSGASKEISFDEYAAFVAEYTLDKAHEMSGVPKENLEALAKLYADPDVKVMSLWTMGFNQHTRGVWANNMVYNIHLLTGKISTPGSGPFSLTGQPSACGTAREVGTFAHRLPADMVVANKAHRDRAEKIWKLPEGTIPGKVGYHAVLQNRMLKDGKLNAYWVMCNNNMQTAPNMNEEGLPGYRNPDNFIVVSEPYPTVTAQAADLILPTAMWVEKEGAYGNAERRTQFWYQQVAAPGEAKSDLWQLMEFSKRFTTDEVWSDELLAKNPEYKGKTLYEVLYKNGQVDQFPLSETNPDKGNDEAKDFGFYVQKGLFEEYAAFGRGKAHDLASFETYHKARGLRWPVVDGKETLWRFREGYDPYVKAGEDFNFYGKPDGKAWIFALPYEPPAESPDDEYDLWLSTGRVLEHWHSGSMTRRVPELFRSFPDAVIFMHPDDAKDRGVRRGQEVRLISRRGEIRSRVETRGRNRPPKGLVFMPFFDARQLTNKITLDATDPLSKETDYKKCAVKVIKV
- the napF gene encoding ferredoxin-type protein NapF — encoded protein: MLRGRRSAPTPPLRPPWSLEESLFTQHCTRCGDCIDVCETAILVKGDGGFPTVDFARGECTFCQGCLSHCETGALNAAITPPWNIKAGINAQCLTQQQVVCRSCADLCETRAIRFDPLAGGVASPRIEADQCTGCGACVSVCPSHAINLSNPEHPTDPDQGAPHHARTR
- a CDS encoding chaperone NapD encodes the protein MPEPDSRLGVIPTNPVPQEYPKDSYNVSGLVVMCQPRKVAAVIDALNILDGVEVHADNGKGKLVVTVEEEAGEHTMVDRINQINQLPGVLSASLVYNQMDAHEHSDHNLEITS
- a CDS encoding amidase is translated as MVARIGILLVLLTVLATGLWLKPRWHFVEAFPDLIPAYYAKEFCSCYFVVGNDEAYCHAYVEQWLPISDFQLNPAQRWVQASGLGRTQRASYFGPRQGCGLEPYGR